One window from the genome of Terriglobia bacterium encodes:
- a CDS encoding DinB family protein codes for MQETVQQYIERMLSHSNGQDPMRMQKAAPKKLAALIKGKKQPQLSRRPAPDKWSVAETLAHLADAETVISWRLRHILAANGAPIQAYDQAAWAKTFDYAGCDARESLERYRVLREANLALVKRVPKRLLKNYGVHQERGNETITHIMRLTAGHDVNHRLQVEQILKGKR; via the coding sequence ATGCAGGAGACAGTCCAGCAGTACATCGAACGGATGTTGAGTCATAGCAACGGACAAGACCCGATGCGCATGCAGAAGGCCGCGCCGAAGAAGCTGGCTGCGCTGATCAAAGGCAAGAAGCAGCCGCAACTTTCGCGCCGGCCGGCGCCGGACAAATGGTCCGTGGCGGAGACCCTGGCCCACCTGGCTGACGCCGAAACCGTAATCTCCTGGCGCTTGCGCCACATCCTCGCCGCCAACGGCGCTCCCATACAGGCCTATGACCAGGCCGCGTGGGCCAAGACCTTCGACTACGCCGGCTGCGACGCGCGAGAATCGCTGGAAAGGTACCGCGTCTTGCGCGAAGCCAATCTGGCGCTGGTCAAGCGAGTGCCTAAGCGATTGTTGAAGAACTACGGCGTCCACCAGGAACGGGGAAATGAAACCATCACCCACATCATGCGCCTGACGGCCGGCCATGACGTGAACCATCGGCTGCAAGTGGAGCAGATCCTGAAGGGCAAGCGCTGA